One Caloramator mitchellensis genomic window, AGCTCAAGGTTTTTCTTTGTGCTATCTGTTACAACTTCACCTAAAAGTTCAGCAAATTTAGCAGCATGTTCTGCTTCTTCGAAGGCAATTCTTTTATAAGCTTCTGCAACTTCTGGATATCCTTCTCTATCAGCCTGACGGCTCATCGCAAGATACATGCCAACTTCTGTGCATTCCCCCATAAAATTCATCTTTAAACCCTCTACAATTTCTGGGTCTACTCCCTTAGCAACACCTATTCTATGCTCATCAGCCCAAACTAGTTCTCCTTCTTCCTTAACGATGAACTTTTCCTTTGGTGCATTACATTGTGGGCACTTATCTGGTGCCTCGCTTCCTTCATGAACGTAACCGCAAATTGCACATACAAACTTCTTCATAGTCCCATCCTCCCTATCACAAAATTTAGATAAAATTTCATTTATTGCTTACATTTTATATATTATCATAATTTTTTATATTTGACAATAGTTTTTTGTAGAAAATTATTATTCTTCAATGTTGTCCTGTATTTTCTTTACCGAATTTTTTATAACTTTTCCAATGTAGCTTACATGGAATCCTAACTCATCTGCTATTTCCTGCATTGTTTTTCCTTCTAGAAAATATTTTTTAATTATCTCTTCCTGTCTATTGGTAAGATGTCTAAATGCCTTATATATTCTGTTTAAATCTTGTTCTTTTGTTATTTCCTCAAGAACTTTATGTTCAAATTCTTCATCTTTAATGTAATCACCAAGTGTTTTGTCGGAATCATACATCTCTTGATTCAAAGAAAGATATCCAAAATGTTTTTTTACTTCTCTGTAAAAATTTCTTATTTCATTTTTTATATAGGTATAAGCTATAGTTGAAAATTCATTTCCTTTTGCAATATCATAATCTAAATAGGCTTTGTATAGCCCTATACTACCAACCTGGAATATATCGCTATATTCCAGGTTATCCTTCCATTTTCTGCATATATCGTGAATCATGTATTTAAATTTTTCGTATATTTCTTCAAATGTAATAACTATATATTCACCCTCAATTTTAATGAGCTTTTCCTTCACCCTAATCATAATGAACTCCTTAAAAATATCTTTAATCACCATTTTACCATCTTTTTTGTTTTAGTAAATAAAAAAAAACGGATGACATCTGCCATCCGCTTCTTTTGTATTATCCTAAAAACATCTTCAAATCATCTTCCACATTAGTTATTCCACCGATTCCAAAGTTTTCAACAAGAACCTTTGCAACATTTGGTGAAAGGAATGCTGGTAGTGTTGGTCCTAAGTGAATGTTCTTTACTCCTAGGTATAAAAGTGCAAGTAAAACTGTAACAGCCTTTTGTTCATACCATGCTATATTGTATGATATTGGTAGTTCATTTACATTTTCAAGTCCAAATACTTCTTTAAGTTTAAGTGCAATAACTGCAAGTGAGTATGAGTCGTTGCATTGTCCTGCGTCAAGAACTCTTGGAATTCCTCCTATGTCACCAAGATCAAGCTTGTTATATCTGTATTTTGCACAACCTGCTGTTAAAATTACCGTATCCTTTGGAAGTGCCTTTGCAAATTCTGTGTAGTATTCTCTTGACTTCATTCTTCCGTCGCATCCAGCCATTACAAAGAACCTCTTTATTGCGCCACTCTTTACTGCTTCCACAACTTTATCTGCAAGTGCAAGAACCTGGTTGTGTGCGAATCCTCCAACAATTTCGCCCTTTTCAATTTCTATTGGTGCTGCACACTTTTTAGCATGCTCAATTATTGCACTGAAATCTTTGCCTCCATCTTCATTTTCTTCAATATGCTTAACCCCTGGGAATCCAACAACACCAGTTGTGTATACTCTGTCCTTATAAGAATCCTTTGGTGGAACTAAGCAGTTTGTAGTCATAAGAATCGGTCCATTAAAACTTTCAAATTCTTTATCCTGTTGCCACCATGCATTTCCGTAGTTTCCTACAAAGTGTGAATACTTCTTAAATGCTGGATAGTAGTGGGCTGGAAGCATTTCTCCATGAGTATAAACATCTACTCCAGTTCCTTCAGTTTGTTTTAATAATTCTTCAAGGTCCTTTAAGTCGTGTCCACTGATTAGTATTCCCGGGTTATTTCTAACACCAATATTTACCTTGGTTAATTCTGGATTGCCGTAAGTTGATGTATTAGCCTTATCAAGAAGCGCCATTGTATCAACAGCATACTTTCCTGTTTCCATAGCAAGTGCTACTAATTCATCAGCTGAAAGATTATCATCCAATGTTGCAGCAAGTGCCTTCTGCATAAATTTGAATATTTCCTTATCAGCATATCCTAACTGAAATGCGTGGTAAGCATAAGCAGCCATGCCCTTAACGCCATAAATTATAAGTTCCCTTAATGATCTTACGTCTTCATTAGTTGTTGAAAGAACGCCTATCGTCATTGCCTTATTATCAAATTCAATTTCAGAACCCTTCCATGTTGCTGCATCATGCTTTATATCGCTTATATCTATTCCTTTTGCATTTAGACTGTTTTTTATATTATCTCGAACTTCCAAGGCTGTATTAATCTTTTCAACAAAATATTTTCTATCGAAGTTTACATTAGTAATTGTTGAGAAAAGTGCCTCCATTATGAACTTATCAACATCATCAAATTGAACTCCATTTTCCTTCGCCTTAAGATTGTATAAGGAAATTCCCTTTAATGTATACATAAGTAAATCCTGCATTATTGCAACGTCGTCTGTTTTACCACAAACTCCTCTTAAAGAACAACCAGTTCCCTTAGCAGCCTCTTGGCATTGATAACAAAACATACTCATTATTATCCCTCCGTTTGATTTATTTTACATTTTAATGATAAAGGAAAAAAATATATAAATCAGTGATATTTGTCACAACAAAAATTTTTCACTGCTTTTTATTTATAGATTTGCTATAATTATTTTGTTGACACTTTATTACTATAAAAAAATTAAGAGGGGGACAATTATGAAGGGTGATTATGTCTGTTTACTCAAAAGAGAAGTTATTCCTGCATTAGGCTGTACAGAGCCTGTCGCAGTGGCACTTTGTTGTGCAAAAGCTAAGGACGAGCTAAAAAATATTCCTGAAATGGTTGAAGTTTATGTAAGCAAAAATATAATGAAAAACGGTATGGGAGTAGGTGTTCCTAATACCGGAATGGTAGGACTTGATATTTCAGCTGCTATTGGAAGTATTATTGGCAATTCTTCAAAGGGATTAAATGTTCTTGAAGATGTTACTCCAGATATTCTCGAAATGGCAAAAGGCTTTATAGAAGATGGAAAAGTTAAGGTCAGCCTGAAAAACACAAATGAAAAGCTTTATATTGAGTCTATTCTTTATTTTAAGAATGATTATGTAAAGGTCATAATAAAAAACAGACATAACAATTTTGTCTACATTAAAAAAAACGGTCAGGTGCTTTTGAATATAGAAGAGGATGAGATTGCTCCATTTGTTGAAGATATCTCTTTAACAGTTAGAGATATATTAGATTTTGCTTTGTCAGTCAATATAAAAGATATTGAATTTTTATTGGAAGGCGTTGAAATGAACAGAAGAATTAGCAGTGAGGGACTTAGCAAAGATTATGGTCTGAATGTTGGTAAAAAAATGCTGGAAAATATAAAAAAGGGGATTCTTTCTGATGATATTCATAACTATGCAATGGCTTTAACAGCTGCCGGAGCAGATGCTAGGATGGCAGGGGCAACCCTCCCTGTAATGAGCAGTGCTGGAAGCGGTAACCAAGGTCTCACTGCTATTTTACCTGTTGTTGCAGTTGCTGAAAAGATTAACTCTAATAATGAAACACTAGCACGTGCTCTTGTCATCAGCCATTTAATTACTTATCATATAAAAAGTCATCTTGGAAGATTATCTCCAGTATGCGGGTGCGGAGTTGCAGCTTCTACAGGAGCAAGCTGTGCTATAGCATATCTTCTTGGTGGAGGATATGTTGAAATTTGCAAAGTTATTAAGAATATGGTTGCCGACATTGCAGGAATTATCTGCGATGGAGCAAAACCTAGTTGTGCGTTAAAATTATCTACTGCAGCTTCTGCTGCAGTTCAATCAGCTCTCCTTGCTCTATCTGGAGTTGAAGTATCAAAGTATGACGGAATAGTAGAAGAAGATGTTGAAAAAACTATAATGAATCTTGCTAAAATAGGGACTTTGGGAATGAACACAACTGACGATGTTATATTAAATATAATGACAAACAAATGTTAAAAAGGATGGTCTTACCATCCTTTTATTTAATTATTACTTTTTTCAAGCCCTCATTTAAAGCAATAGATTTTAAATTGTTCATCATATCCTCAGAAGGAATTTGGGCTGATTGAAGAATTCCCTTTACTCCTAAAGGTCTAAATTTAATAATCTTATACCTTATTTCCTTGTTTATGCTAGCTAATATTTTACTTATTTCCCTTACGTTCCTTTCATTATCCAAAACTTCCGGCACTATAACAGTTCTCACCTCGTATAATTTATCAATACTCCCAAGAAAGTTTATATTTTCAATAACAGTTTTATTGCTTTTTCCAGTGAGCCAATAGTGTTCTTCTTCATCTATTGATTTTACATCTAACATAGCATCATCCATCAGATTAGTAAGTTCAGGCATTTCTTTAAAAGGAATATATCCATTAGTATCAACAAAACAAGTAAGTCCTAATCTTTTTACCTTTTTAAAAAGTTGTCCTAGAAATTTATTTTGTAATAAACATTCGCCACCAGATACGGTAATTCCCGATATAAAAGGTTTGAACTTTTCTATTTCACTTAATATTTCCTCTATATTCATTTTCTTTACCTTAGGTGAGCTGTTGCTAGGGCAAACCTCTATACATCTATCACATTTTACGCATCTTTCTTCCTGCCAATTTACTTTTCCATTTTCTATTTTTATTGCATTATATGGGCAATTTGTAACACAAGTTCCACAATCATTGCAGATGTTGATAGTTTCAGGGTTATGGCAATAAAGGCAATTGAAATTGCACCCCTGAAGGAAAATTGCCGTCCTGTTACCAGGACCATCAACACTGCTAAAGGGAATTATTTTATTGACTAATGCCTTCATATTTCTCTAACCTTTCTTTCAAGAACCCTCTGATTCTTTACAGAACCAAGACCTAAAACTACCGCATCATTATACACAGCTTCTCCCTTTTCAAGTTTTTCCATGTCAGAACGCTTTACAAGGTATCCAGTAATTCTTACAACATCACTGTCATTAGCATAGAATGAAATGTATCTAAGCCCTTTATAGAAAGAACCCTTTATTATATCCAGTATAAACTCAGGATTTTCCTTTGCTGTTATGTCAAAACTAAAAACATCCCCAATTCCTGATGGAAAATATTTATGGAATGGTGCCGACTGCAAAAGATGCATTGGCAGTTCTGGTTCTTCACCTATTGGTATTCTGCAGCCAGGACTAATATTTTTATCTGTATCTATGCCAACCTGTGCATGGAGTAAAAAATTTTCATTAGAAAATTTACAATATTTATTCTTATGTTTCTTAACTTCTTCATCCAGCTTCTGAATTATTCTAAGTCCTAATTCGTTTGCATATTCTCCATGTCCGAACCTATCAAAGGCATTATCAGATTTTATAAAGTGATTGACACATTCAGCAAGTCCAAACATCCCAAACATAGCCGTAAATCTATCTTGATTTATAAGACCTTCCTTAACTAAAAAACTGGTTTCAAAAAAGTTGCTTTCTTCAACTAAAAATCTTATTCTTTCATCCATATATTCTGCCATATTCTTTACCGCGTAAGGCAATACATATTCAATAAAATCATTTTCATCCTTAGCCTTTTTAGCAAGTGCTGCAAGGTTTAGTCTAACTAGAGTAAAACTTCCTCCACCTATTGGAAGTCCATTATAACAGCTTGCAATTGCATAGTTTTCTCCCAGGTCTCTTAAAAACATTTCGTGATTAGCAAAACTTGGCTTTGCAGTATCAAGAGAAGTTAATATTGCTTTAATTGCATATTCTTCATCTGTTTCACTGCTGTATTTAAGCGTAATATTAGGAACAGCATTTTGAAGTTCAGAAGACGCCTTTATAATCAATTCTCCAGCTTTAGTCCTTTTAGGACCTATGTTGGCATGACAGAATGAATCTGTAATTGTCCTATCTATATGATTTAAAAATAACTTTATGGCTCTATAGCTTTCATCCTCATCCTTTATGAATGGCTCTAGTAGATAGTCAATGTTTCCAATGTAAACAGGGAAAGTTGTTATTGAAGGTATATGCTTATACAATATTAAAAGATTATTAGTAGCCTCCCAAATATCTTTAGGTGGTTCAAGTCTTAAAAATCTACTTCCTTGCCTCATAAATTTTTCAAAATCAACGACGATGTATCGAGGTCTATATGGGGCATGTCCCTCGTTTAAATCGCATATAACTCCCTCTTTTTTTAATTTTTTAACTTCATCGCTAATTTTTAAAACATCCAAAGTTTTTTCTGCTGCCCTCGCAAGTGAAACTACTTTTTGTTGATATGTTAAAGTAATGTCTTTAATAATGCTTAAAATATTATTCATTTTATCAACTCCAACAATTTTTTATAATATAATTATAATTGTAGGCAGCTAAAAATAAAAGAGTAAAATATGGATATAACCTGTTAGCAAATAAACGACTATTAAAATAGCTGCCCTCCCGAGCAGCTAAATTTATTTAATAATCTTTTCGACAATAGGATTCATTAGTTTGTCAATTAATTCCTCATTTTTTTCATAGTTTTCAAGGTCATTTATTTCAGCAATCATCGGCAATTCCCCAAGCAGATCAACATCAAGTTCGCCTAAAAATTTCTCAATATTGCTTTCTTTAAATATATTTATCTTCTTGCCACAATCCGGACAAATAATATAACTCATATTTTCAATAACACCTAATACATTTATGTTCATTTTCTTTGCCATTATAATGGCCTTAGAGACTATCATTGAAATCAAATCCTGCGGAACTGAAACCATAATAAGTCCAGTTAAAGGAATAGACTGCATAACTGTTAAAGCAACATCCCCTGTTCCCGGTGGCATATCTATTATTAAATAGTCTAATTCCTCCCACAAAACTTCATTCCAAAACTGCTGCACGACTCCTGTTATAACTGGGCCCCTCCATATTACAGGTTGATTTTCATCTTCCATTAAAAAGTTCAGAGACATTGCCTTTATTCCATCATTTGTCTCAACTGGAAATATATATTGTTCATTGCCAGTTGCTCTTTTATCCTTTAGCCCTAATAACCTAGGAATACTAGGACCTGTTATATCAGCATCCAAAATGCCAACCTTCAAGCCCTTCTTTCTTAATTGCTTAGCAAGAAGAACAGAAACTGTTGATTTTCCAACTCCACCCTTTCCGCTCATAACACCAATAACATTTTTAATATTGTTATTCGTATTAAACCCAATTGTACATGAACCGTTATCTTTGCTACTGCATGTAGCTGCTGATGGACATGTATTACAATTTGACATAAAAATCACCTCATTTTGAGCATTTGTCAATTATATATTAACTCTATTTCAAGTTGTTGTCAAATGCCCATAACTAATATTTATTTCCCTTTACATTTATAGTATTTACATATTAATACTTGCACATACCCTGTTTTTTCCTTTATTCTTACATTCGCTATAAAGTATAGCATCTGCTCTTCTTATCAAATCTTCAATACTTTTAAATTTTCCTGGGAATGATACGACACCACCGCTTATTGTTATCCTGATGTAGTTATTCAAATCTTTTATTTCTGCTTTTTCAATTTTCTTTCTTATTCTCTCAGCAATTATTAATGCATCCTCTTCAGAAAGTTCCTTAAGAATTATAGCAATTTCCTCTCCTCCATATCTAAATGCCATATCAGTCTTTCTAATAGATTTTAATATTATATCCGATGCTAGTTTTAATGCCTTATCTCCTACAATATGTCCATGTATATCGTTAATTTGTTTAAAATCATCCAAATCAAAAAGTATAAAGGAAAAAGGGACATTAGATGAAGTAAGTTGATTTATCTGATTATCAAACATATTTCTATTGTATAATCCCGTAAGTGCATCTACTTCAGCTCTAAATTTTATATCTTTATAGATTAGGTTATTCTCAAATGCCAGAGCTAGTTGATTTGAAAGAATGCTAAGGCAATCTATAACTCCCTGAGACAAAAATTGTGAAAACTTTGTTCCTCCTGCAACTGCAATCAATCCATTTACACTATTATCAATAATTATAGGAACAAATACAATTGATTTAGCGTAATTACTTAACTTACCAGTAATTTTTATTCTGCTGTCCTTTGCTACGTCTTTACTAATATATATTTTCCCTTCTCTTACAGTCTTAGCAGTTACAGCAGAAGAAGAAAGATTAAATTCTAATTCCGAAATATCAAGCTCCGAAGGTGCCCTATATGCTATAGGTAATTGTGTTTCTTCATCCTGAGATTGAAAAAAGTATATTGCACAAATATCATAAGGAATTAAATTTTTTAAATTATCTACAAGCCTATTAATTTTGTCAGAAAAATCCCCATAAATAACTATGTCTCTTGTTATTTTTATTAAACTATTCATTAGCTCTGTTTTCCTAATTAGCTCGCTATAAACATTCATAAAATAATGAATTATTACAAGAATAAATAATACAAGTATAGTTCCTGTATACCCAGAAACAAAATAAATCAGCCATAAAATACTTGAAATTAAAGCCGAAACAATAAAATTAATCCACAGGTATTTCTTGATTTCCGTGCTGAAATTAAACTTTTCACCATCAATGAAATAGTAATCAATTTTCACAAATGCAATATTGACAAGAAGATATAATCCTACGAAAATACCAGACATAATATAATATCTTAGCAAATATCCTACTTTAAAATTTAATATAAAATATAGGCATGCATTTGAAGCAAGGTATGACGCTATAGAAAAAATAGAGGCATGAAAAAGAGCCTTATTAATATCTATTAATTCATATCCTTGTCTTGCCCTCAAAAGGTCTATAACTATCCAGTAAACAAATGTAAAAATTACCGCATATTGCCATCCCCAGATAAAAAATACAAAAGCGAAAACCGCATCAGTTAATTCTACTTTATTTCTATCAGCAGCAATTTGTTTTAATCCCATAATTATTGTTGCAACAAACAAGGTAATTATCATTAAGGCCGTGCTTTGATGATATAAAAAGCTTTCGTTAAATGCCATAGATAATATATACAGAGAAGCTAATAATGTTGCTAACCTAAAAACAGCATGTCTCTTGTTCAAATTCCCCACCCTCTTTAGAAATCTCAATATTTTTTGCTAAGCTCAATATAATGCTCCGCAGATTTTTTTAAATATTCTATTTCCTCCACCGTAAGCTCTCTAACAACCTTAGCTGGTGAACCCATAGCTAAAACACCTGATGGAATTTTTTTGCCTTGGGTAACTAAAGAACCTGCACCTATTATGGTGTATTCTCCTATTTCTGCATCATCAAGAATTGTTGAGCCCATTCCAATCAATGAAAAATTGCCTATTTTGCACCCATGTATTATACAGTTGTGACCTACAGTGACATAGTCTCCAATAACAGTTGGACTCTTATTGGTTGAAACATGAACTGTTGCATTGTCCTGTATATTAGTTCCCTCACCTATTTTAATGCTCCCTACATCGCCTCTGATAACCGCGTTAAACCACACATTTGAATCCCTCTTTATTTCAACATCTCCTATAATTCTTGCTCCTTCAGCTATAAAAACTGATTCATCAATTTTAGGGGTAATCCCTTGATACTTATAAATCATGATTATTCCTCCAGTAAAATATAATTATTCTTAAGTTCTCTCTAAAAAATACGATATAATAAGTAAGGAAAAAAATCAACAAAAAGTTTACATATAAAAATGTTGAATTTTGTCGATTTAATGTTATAATCAGTTTATCAAGAGAAATTTTGAAAGGATGAACCATTGTGAAAAGAATAAATATTGGTTCTTTGAGAATAGTTTTAGTATATGTCATAATTAGCTTTATATGGATTTTATATTCAGATGCGTTGATAATGAATAATCAAAACAACCTAACATATATAAAAGGCATATCTGTTTTTAAAGGATTTATTTTTGTTCTTACAACTGCTGTTCTTCTTTATGTGTTGATTAAAAAAGAAACCGAAAGAAGAATTAAGCTGTGGAAATATTACGCAACATATGATATTATGACCGGAGTATACAATCGAAGAACTGGATTAGATTTGCTTGAAAAATTATTTACAAAATATAAAAAAGAAGATAGAGATTTAACAATTATATATGCTGATATTGACAATCTCAAGCAAGTAAATGACACATTAGGTCACTCCGAAGGGGATAGATTAATAATTAATATTTCTAATATTCTTAAGAAAAATATTAGAAATACAGATTATATTATAAGGCTTGGGGGAGACGAATTTTTAATAGTTCTTCCTGATTGCGATATGAATAAAGCACAAAAAATTGTTAATAGAATTAACGATGGTTTAGCAGAATTAAATTTAATATTTTCAAGGTATGAACATAAAGTTAGCTTTGGTTTTGCAACTATTGAGGAGTTGTATAACAATGCTGACGAAATGGTTGCATGTGCAGATATTAAAATGTATGAAAATAAGAAGATTAATAAGCAGCTAAATTGTAGGTTAGCATAGATAAAGGTTGTCTTTTAGACAACCTTTATCTATGCTTTTTTCTTTTAGGAAGCAATTCCTTTAATTCATTTATAAGCGTTATAATCATGCTTATTGTTGAGAATATGTCTACTTCGTCTTTAGAGGTTGCAGTCTCATCGGATTTAATGAATTTGTCAATAAAATCCATTTTGCCTTTTGCAGAACTTGTAATTGCGTTTACGTTTGCCAGTGACTCATCAATATTGCTTTTATTCTCCTCAATAACTTGGTTTACATTATTTAAAAGTTTGTTTAAACTAATCAGGGTTTTTACCAAGTAAACAGTTATTAAAACAAGTGAAATGCTTAGAAAAAAATACATAACCCCTTGAGGTGTTATCGTTAGTGTCATTTTTTCACCTCTTATTCATTAGATTCTTTGCTTTCGGTATCTTTAACTTCATCTATAACGTCGTCAAACACAACTTCTTCTGCTACATCATTGTCCTTCTTTATTTTTTCCTTAATCATCGTTACAGTTTTAGCTGCAACTTCCTTTGCAGTTTCGACAACTTTACCTGAAGCATCGATTACGCCGTTTTTTATTTCTTCTCTTGTTTCTTTACCAGACTTAGGTGCTGTTAAAATTCCAGCTACTGCTCCAACTACTGTTCCTAAGGCTGCACCAATGGCTAAACCCTTCTTAAGATTTTTCTTGGCCTTCTTTTTTCCATGAAAATCAAAATTTATTTTTACATTTTTCATAAAACGTCCCCCCTTCCTTTTTGTTAATTATAGCACTATAAGAAATATTTTACAATATTTCGACAAATTCTTTATGTGTATTTTGTCAGAATATTTATTCTTTTCTAATTGTTATGATATAATATAATATGTGAAAATTACAAAAAGGTTCATAAAAAATAGGTTAAGCATTTGCTTAACCTATTGCATTTAGAGCGGCAATATTCAAAAGATTCCATGGTTTATTAAAATGTGGCTGGAAGAAGAAATCAACAAAGGCAAGTTCTTCGATTGTCATATCGTTTTGAACG contains:
- a CDS encoding YjjW family glycine radical enzyme activase — its product is MKALVNKIIPFSSVDGPGNRTAIFLQGCNFNCLYCHNPETINICNDCGTCVTNCPYNAIKIENGKVNWQEERCVKCDRCIEVCPSNSSPKVKKMNIEEILSEIEKFKPFISGITVSGGECLLQNKFLGQLFKKVKRLGLTCFVDTNGYIPFKEMPELTNLMDDAMLDVKSIDEEEHYWLTGKSNKTVIENINFLGSIDKLYEVRTVIVPEVLDNERNVREISKILASINKEIRYKIIKFRPLGVKGILQSAQIPSEDMMNNLKSIALNEGLKKVIIK
- a CDS encoding YjjI family glycine radical enzyme translates to MNNILSIIKDITLTYQQKVVSLARAAEKTLDVLKISDEVKKLKKEGVICDLNEGHAPYRPRYIVVDFEKFMRQGSRFLRLEPPKDIWEATNNLLILYKHIPSITTFPVYIGNIDYLLEPFIKDEDESYRAIKLFLNHIDRTITDSFCHANIGPKRTKAGELIIKASSELQNAVPNITLKYSSETDEEYAIKAILTSLDTAKPSFANHEMFLRDLGENYAIASCYNGLPIGGGSFTLVRLNLAALAKKAKDENDFIEYVLPYAVKNMAEYMDERIRFLVEESNFFETSFLVKEGLINQDRFTAMFGMFGLAECVNHFIKSDNAFDRFGHGEYANELGLRIIQKLDEEVKKHKNKYCKFSNENFLLHAQVGIDTDKNISPGCRIPIGEEPELPMHLLQSAPFHKYFPSGIGDVFSFDITAKENPEFILDIIKGSFYKGLRYISFYANDSDVVRITGYLVKRSDMEKLEKGEAVYNDAVVLGLGSVKNQRVLERKVREI
- a CDS encoding sigma-70 family RNA polymerase sigma factor, which gives rise to MIRVKEKLIKIEGEYIVITFEEIYEKFKYMIHDICRKWKDNLEYSDIFQVGSIGLYKAYLDYDIAKGNEFSTIAYTYIKNEIRNFYREVKKHFGYLSLNQEMYDSDKTLGDYIKDEEFEHKVLEEITKEQDLNRIYKAFRHLTNRQEEIIKKYFLEGKTMQEIADELGFHVSYIGKVIKNSVKKIQDNIEE
- a CDS encoding DUF948 domain-containing protein, with protein sequence MTLTITPQGVMYFFLSISLVLITVYLVKTLISLNKLLNNVNQVIEENKSNIDESLANVNAITSSAKGKMDFIDKFIKSDETATSKDEVDIFSTISMIITLINELKELLPKRKKHR
- a CDS encoding GGDEF domain-containing protein, with the protein product MKRINIGSLRIVLVYVIISFIWILYSDALIMNNQNNLTYIKGISVFKGFIFVLTTAVLLYVLIKKETERRIKLWKYYATYDIMTGVYNRRTGLDLLEKLFTKYKKEDRDLTIIYADIDNLKQVNDTLGHSEGDRLIINISNILKKNIRNTDYIIRLGGDEFLIVLPDCDMNKAQKIVNRINDGLAELNLIFSRYEHKVSFGFATIEELYNNADEMVACADIKMYENKKINKQLNCRLA
- a CDS encoding NADH peroxidase, with translation MKKFVCAICGYVHEGSEAPDKCPQCNAPKEKFIVKEEGELVWADEHRIGVAKGVDPEIVEGLKMNFMGECTEVGMYLAMSRQADREGYPEVAEAYKRIAFEEAEHAAKFAELLGEVVTDSTKKNLELRVEAEYGACDGKLKLAKRAKELGLDAIHDTVHEMCKDEARHGSAFRGLLKRFFN
- the hcp gene encoding hydroxylamine reductase — protein: MSMFCYQCQEAAKGTGCSLRGVCGKTDDVAIMQDLLMYTLKGISLYNLKAKENGVQFDDVDKFIMEALFSTITNVNFDRKYFVEKINTALEVRDNIKNSLNAKGIDISDIKHDAATWKGSEIEFDNKAMTIGVLSTTNEDVRSLRELIIYGVKGMAAYAYHAFQLGYADKEIFKFMQKALAATLDDNLSADELVALAMETGKYAVDTMALLDKANTSTYGNPELTKVNIGVRNNPGILISGHDLKDLEELLKQTEGTGVDVYTHGEMLPAHYYPAFKKYSHFVGNYGNAWWQQDKEFESFNGPILMTTNCLVPPKDSYKDRVYTTGVVGFPGVKHIEENEDGGKDFSAIIEHAKKCAAPIEIEKGEIVGGFAHNQVLALADKVVEAVKSGAIKRFFVMAGCDGRMKSREYYTEFAKALPKDTVILTAGCAKYRYNKLDLGDIGGIPRVLDAGQCNDSYSLAVIALKLKEVFGLENVNELPISYNIAWYEQKAVTVLLALLYLGVKNIHLGPTLPAFLSPNVAKVLVENFGIGGITNVEDDLKMFLG
- a CDS encoding gamma carbonic anhydrase family protein; translated protein: MIYKYQGITPKIDESVFIAEGARIIGDVEIKRDSNVWFNAVIRGDVGSIKIGEGTNIQDNATVHVSTNKSPTVIGDYVTVGHNCIIHGCKIGNFSLIGMGSTILDDAEIGEYTIIGAGSLVTQGKKIPSGVLAMGSPAKVVRELTVEEIEYLKKSAEHYIELSKKY
- a CDS encoding Mrp/NBP35 family ATP-binding protein, which codes for MSNCNTCPSAATCSSKDNGSCTIGFNTNNNIKNVIGVMSGKGGVGKSTVSVLLAKQLRKKGLKVGILDADITGPSIPRLLGLKDKRATGNEQYIFPVETNDGIKAMSLNFLMEDENQPVIWRGPVITGVVQQFWNEVLWEELDYLIIDMPPGTGDVALTVMQSIPLTGLIMVSVPQDLISMIVSKAIIMAKKMNINVLGVIENMSYIICPDCGKKINIFKESNIEKFLGELDVDLLGELPMIAEINDLENYEKNEELIDKLMNPIVEKIIK
- a CDS encoding serine dehydratase subunit alpha family protein encodes the protein MKGDYVCLLKREVIPALGCTEPVAVALCCAKAKDELKNIPEMVEVYVSKNIMKNGMGVGVPNTGMVGLDISAAIGSIIGNSSKGLNVLEDVTPDILEMAKGFIEDGKVKVSLKNTNEKLYIESILYFKNDYVKVIIKNRHNNFVYIKKNGQVLLNIEEDEIAPFVEDISLTVRDILDFALSVNIKDIEFLLEGVEMNRRISSEGLSKDYGLNVGKKMLENIKKGILSDDIHNYAMALTAAGADARMAGATLPVMSSAGSGNQGLTAILPVVAVAEKINSNNETLARALVISHLITYHIKSHLGRLSPVCGCGVAASTGASCAIAYLLGGGYVEICKVIKNMVADIAGIICDGAKPSCALKLSTAASAAVQSALLALSGVEVSKYDGIVEEDVEKTIMNLAKIGTLGMNTTDDVILNIMTNKC
- a CDS encoding sensor domain-containing diguanylate cyclase, which encodes MNKRHAVFRLATLLASLYILSMAFNESFLYHQSTALMIITLFVATIIMGLKQIAADRNKVELTDAVFAFVFFIWGWQYAVIFTFVYWIVIDLLRARQGYELIDINKALFHASIFSIASYLASNACLYFILNFKVGYLLRYYIMSGIFVGLYLLVNIAFVKIDYYFIDGEKFNFSTEIKKYLWINFIVSALISSILWLIYFVSGYTGTILVLFILVIIHYFMNVYSELIRKTELMNSLIKITRDIVIYGDFSDKINRLVDNLKNLIPYDICAIYFFQSQDEETQLPIAYRAPSELDISELEFNLSSSAVTAKTVREGKIYISKDVAKDSRIKITGKLSNYAKSIVFVPIIIDNSVNGLIAVAGGTKFSQFLSQGVIDCLSILSNQLALAFENNLIYKDIKFRAEVDALTGLYNRNMFDNQINQLTSSNVPFSFILFDLDDFKQINDIHGHIVGDKALKLASDIILKSIRKTDMAFRYGGEEIAIILKELSEEDALIIAERIRKKIEKAEIKDLNNYIRITISGGVVSFPGKFKSIEDLIRRADAILYSECKNKGKNRVCASINM